Proteins encoded in a region of the Saccharothrix ecbatanensis genome:
- a CDS encoding cysteine dioxygenase, producing MFAVPENTIALPQSHAAPHPVRIALDTAARRERWAHLLRYDPDTRFAALVEKTEEQEVWLMSWLPGQHADLHDHGATSGAFTVVSGSLTEIVTPGPTQVLHHLVAGQSRAFGPSYVHQVRNDGADPAVTIHVYRDGGRTIRPLRFDPVSGTTSAR from the coding sequence ATGTTCGCCGTTCCGGAGAACACCATCGCCCTGCCCCAGTCGCACGCCGCGCCGCACCCCGTGCGGATCGCGCTCGACACGGCGGCACGACGTGAGCGCTGGGCCCACCTGCTCCGCTACGACCCCGACACCCGCTTCGCCGCGCTGGTGGAGAAGACCGAGGAGCAGGAGGTGTGGCTGATGAGCTGGTTGCCCGGCCAGCACGCCGACCTGCACGACCACGGCGCGACGAGCGGCGCGTTCACCGTGGTCAGCGGCTCGTTGACGGAGATCGTCACGCCCGGTCCGACCCAGGTGCTGCACCACCTGGTGGCCGGGCAGTCGCGGGCGTTCGGACCGTCGTACGTGCACCAGGTGCGCAACGACGGCGCCGACCCGGCCGTCACGATCCACGTGTACCGCGACGGCGGGCGCACCATCCGGCCGCTGCGGTTCGACCCGGTGTCGGGGACTACCTCCGCGCGGTGA
- a CDS encoding cystathionine gamma-lyase → MTWGDGTRVVHSTPSAPGEPFLAGPVFASAYHLGGEDTYGRAHNPTWRALETALGGLDGGTAVLFPSGMAAISTFLRVVLKPGDVVMVPGDGYYLTRTLVAEMPVEVVEVPTAGPYPSFDGVRLVLLESPSNPGLDVCDIAALVEAAHAAGTLVAVDNTTATPLGQQPLLLGADAVVSSDTKAVAGHSDVLLGHVSTSDPALAERVRAARTTGGAIPGPFEAWLAHRGLGTLDLRLSRQAANAAALYDVLKAHPAVTGLRWPGAPEDPAHVVAAKQMRRFGGVLTFELADAGAVAAFLERSRLVFASTSFGGLHTSLDRRAQWGDPVPEGLVRLSAGCEDTADLVEDVLGAL, encoded by the coding sequence GTGACCTGGGGCGACGGCACGCGCGTCGTGCACTCGACACCGTCCGCGCCGGGGGAGCCGTTCCTGGCGGGGCCGGTGTTCGCGTCGGCCTACCACCTGGGCGGCGAGGACACGTACGGCCGGGCGCACAACCCGACGTGGCGCGCGTTGGAGACGGCGCTGGGCGGGTTGGACGGCGGCACGGCCGTGCTGTTCCCGTCCGGCATGGCGGCGATCTCGACGTTCCTGCGCGTGGTCCTCAAGCCCGGTGACGTGGTGATGGTGCCCGGCGACGGCTACTACCTGACCCGCACGCTGGTCGCCGAGATGCCGGTGGAAGTGGTCGAGGTGCCGACCGCCGGGCCGTACCCGTCGTTCGACGGGGTGCGGCTCGTGCTGCTGGAGTCACCGTCGAACCCCGGGCTGGACGTGTGCGACATCGCGGCGCTGGTCGAGGCCGCGCACGCGGCGGGCACGCTGGTGGCGGTGGACAACACGACCGCGACGCCGCTCGGGCAGCAGCCGTTGCTCCTGGGCGCGGACGCGGTGGTGAGCAGCGACACGAAGGCCGTCGCCGGTCACAGCGACGTGCTGCTCGGTCACGTGTCCACTTCGGACCCGGCGTTGGCGGAACGCGTGCGGGCGGCGCGGACGACCGGCGGCGCGATCCCCGGCCCGTTCGAGGCCTGGCTGGCGCACCGCGGGCTCGGCACGCTCGACCTGCGGCTGAGCCGGCAGGCGGCGAACGCGGCGGCCCTGTACGACGTGCTCAAGGCGCACCCGGCGGTCACCGGACTGCGGTGGCCGGGCGCGCCCGAGGACCCGGCGCACGTCGTGGCGGCGAAGCAGATGCGGCGGTTCGGCGGGGTGCTGACGTTCGAGTTGGCGGACGCCGGCGCGGTCGCCGCGTTCCTCGAACGGTCCCGGCTGGTGTTCGCGAGCACCAGCTTCGGCGGCCTGCACACCAGCCTGGACCGGCGCGCGCAGTGGGGCGACCCGGTGCCCGAGGGCCTGGTCCGACTGTCCGCGGGCTGCGAGGACACCGCCGACCTGGTCGAGGACGTCCTCGGCGCTCTCTGA
- a CDS encoding NAD(P)H-dependent glycerol-3-phosphate dehydrogenase codes for MTVDRVAVLGAGSWGTAFAKVLADSGTDVVLWARRAEVADAIRENRVNADYLPGVTLPANLDATSDADKALAGAQAVVLAVPSQTLRANLTGWRSSLPKGATLVSLAKGVELGTLKRMSEVIRDVAGVPEDQVAVVTGPNLAKEIAAEQPTATVIACTDHDRAVDLQHACSNSYFRPYTNVDVVGCELGGACKNVIALACGMAAGMGFGDNTMASIITRGLAETSRLGAALGADPLTFAGLAGLGDLVATCASPLSRNRSFGERLGRGDSLAQAQEAAHGQVAEGVKSCSSIRALAARVGVDMPITDGVHQVCHEGLDPRVLTAALLGRERKAERQ; via the coding sequence ATGACCGTGGACCGGGTCGCGGTGCTGGGCGCCGGATCGTGGGGCACCGCCTTCGCCAAGGTGCTCGCCGACTCCGGCACGGACGTCGTGCTGTGGGCGCGGCGCGCGGAGGTGGCCGACGCCATCCGGGAGAACCGGGTCAACGCCGACTACCTGCCGGGCGTGACGCTGCCCGCGAACCTGGACGCCACGTCCGACGCGGACAAGGCGTTGGCCGGCGCGCAGGCCGTGGTGCTGGCGGTGCCGAGCCAGACGTTGCGGGCGAATCTCACCGGCTGGCGGTCCTCGCTGCCCAAGGGCGCCACGCTGGTCAGCCTCGCCAAGGGCGTGGAACTGGGCACGTTGAAGCGGATGAGCGAGGTGATCCGCGACGTCGCCGGGGTGCCGGAGGACCAGGTCGCGGTGGTGACCGGGCCGAACCTGGCCAAGGAGATCGCGGCCGAGCAGCCGACCGCGACGGTCATCGCGTGCACCGACCACGACCGCGCGGTCGACCTCCAGCACGCGTGCTCCAACTCCTACTTCCGGCCCTACACCAACGTGGACGTGGTGGGCTGCGAGCTGGGCGGCGCGTGCAAGAACGTCATCGCGCTGGCCTGCGGCATGGCGGCGGGCATGGGGTTCGGCGACAACACGATGGCCTCGATCATCACCCGCGGGCTCGCCGAGACGTCGCGGCTGGGCGCGGCGCTGGGCGCGGACCCGTTGACGTTCGCCGGGTTGGCCGGTCTGGGCGACCTCGTGGCGACGTGCGCGTCCCCCCTGTCGCGCAACCGGTCGTTCGGGGAACGGCTGGGGCGCGGCGACTCGCTGGCGCAGGCGCAGGAGGCCGCGCACGGTCAGGTCGCCGAGGGCGTGAAGTCCTGCTCGTCGATCCGGGCGCTGGCCGCGCGGGTCGGGGTGGACATGCCGATCACCGACGGCGTGCACCAGGTGTGCCACGAAGGGCTGGACCCGCGCGTCCTCACCGCCGCGCTGCTCGGCCGTGAACGAAAGGCAGAACGCCAGTGA
- a CDS encoding lysophospholipid acyltransferase family protein has translation MAKEKGGFWVGFAAAIFYPATALMARRRNEDAELIPRTGGALIVMNHVSHLDPVYDAVFTRKQGRVPRFLAKHGLWNVPVLGSVLRGARQIPVYRGSADAQQSLRAAHAALEEGLLVIIYPEGTITRDPDGWPMASRTGVARLALEHDVPVLPVARWGTRELYDHYHKKFRPFPRKTVVTKVGPPVDLSSYRSQPHNIALLREVTDVLMNEVKGLLADIRDEQAPDGFYSKKA, from the coding sequence GTGGCCAAGGAGAAGGGCGGCTTCTGGGTCGGATTCGCGGCGGCGATCTTCTACCCCGCCACCGCGTTGATGGCGCGTCGGCGCAACGAGGACGCGGAGCTGATCCCCAGGACCGGCGGTGCGCTCATCGTGATGAACCACGTGTCGCACCTGGACCCGGTCTACGACGCCGTCTTCACCCGCAAGCAGGGCCGCGTGCCGCGCTTCCTCGCCAAGCACGGCCTCTGGAACGTCCCCGTCCTCGGCTCCGTGCTCCGGGGCGCGCGCCAGATCCCGGTCTACCGCGGCTCGGCCGACGCCCAGCAGAGCCTCCGCGCCGCGCACGCCGCGCTGGAGGAAGGCCTCCTCGTGATCATCTACCCGGAGGGCACCATCACCCGCGACCCGGACGGCTGGCCGATGGCGTCCCGCACCGGTGTGGCCAGGCTCGCCCTGGAGCACGACGTGCCGGTGCTGCCCGTCGCGCGCTGGGGCACCCGCGAGCTGTACGACCACTACCACAAGAAGTTCCGCCCATTCCCGCGCAAGACGGTGGTGACGAAGGTCGGCCCGCCGGTCGACCTGTCCTCCTACCGGTCCCAGCCGCACAACATCGCGTTGCTGCGCGAGGTCACGGACGTGCTGATGAACGAGGTCAAGGGCCTGCTCGCGGACATCCGCGACGAACAGGCGCCCGACGGCTTCTACTCGAAGAAGGCATGA
- the cofC gene encoding 2-phospho-L-lactate guanylyltransferase, with protein sequence MGAEVDLVVPVKTLDRAKSRLVGARLDRPTLALAFALDTISAALPVVRSVLAVTSDPAVVVELRALGVESVAGPEGLNEALRFGFGVLRSRDAGSVVGALQADLPALRTGELAAALAAARGRAFCPDRQGTGTTLLLSEPGGELAPAFGGASAVAHMASGATALVGPWPSLRHDVDTAEDLRLAANLGLGARTAAALIPVGS encoded by the coding sequence GTGGGAGCCGAAGTGGACCTGGTGGTGCCGGTCAAGACCCTGGACCGGGCCAAATCGCGGCTGGTGGGCGCCCGGCTGGACCGTCCGACGCTCGCGCTCGCGTTCGCGTTGGACACCATTTCGGCGGCGCTGCCGGTGGTGCGCAGTGTGTTGGCTGTCACGTCCGACCCGGCGGTGGTGGTGGAGTTGCGGGCGCTGGGGGTCGAGTCGGTGGCGGGGCCGGAGGGGTTGAACGAGGCGCTGCGGTTCGGTTTCGGGGTGCTGCGGTCGCGGGACGCGGGATCGGTGGTGGGTGCGTTGCAGGCGGACTTGCCGGCTTTGCGGACCGGGGAGTTGGCGGCGGCGTTGGCGGCGGCGCGGGGGCGGGCGTTCTGCCCGGACCGGCAGGGGACCGGGACGACGTTGCTCCTGTCCGAGCCGGGTGGTGAGCTGGCTCCGGCTTTCGGCGGTGCGTCGGCGGTCGCTCACATGGCGTCGGGTGCTACGGCGCTGGTCGGGCCTTGGCCGTCGTTGCGGCATGACGTGGACACGGCGGAGGACCTCCGGTTGGCGGCGAACCTGGGGCTCGGCGCCCGCACCGCCGCCGCTCTGATTCCGGTCGGCAGCTGA
- a CDS encoding cellulose binding domain-containing protein yields MRSRTATLLVLALAASQLGGIPIVQAQEDPAAVRVTVNARAGLESVGDAAIGVNHAIWDAQLGTPEVADLLRDAGVQAMRYPGGSYSDIYHWRDHTAPGGYVAPNTDFDHFMAGVQRAGGQAIVAANYGTGTPQEAADWVRYANIEKGYGVKYWEIGNELYGNGHYGSGWEADDHPDKSPAGYATLVAEYARAMKAVDPTIQVGAVLTTPGDWPDGLVTSGDAGTWNQVVLSIAGPVVDFAILHWYPSGTGAEVLTKTDRVPDMIRLARQQIARYAGKELGIALTEINTSYGRNTQPGALFAADAYATLLQNGVFTVDWWNVHNGPDTASTIGGHPDFHDYGLLSSAGCLSDGTVCQPPLNTPFATYHGLAMTSKFVRTGDQFVVAGANDPLVKVHAARRADGGLAVLLINEDPDVAKPVAVDYAGYAPAADAQVLTYTNGDTAISTTTGSAASLTLPPYSLTTLVLRPATQSTGPSAPARPTATTVTDRAATLTWPAPAQGAKYEVHRQNGTVSEQWGETTGTTFTVRNLTPSTRYTVNLIARDGTGRVSWSSPPLTFSTTTPAASTCAVKLTNANDWGNGYVGSVDITNTGNATVDNWTLAFDWPTGWQQMNSGWNATWAQTGATVRVAGADHNRSLAPGATVNVGFVGAYQGPNVPPAVFKLNGVHCTTR; encoded by the coding sequence ATGAGATCGCGCACCGCCACCCTGCTCGTTCTCGCGCTCGCCGCCTCCCAACTGGGCGGCATCCCGATCGTCCAGGCACAAGAAGACCCGGCCGCCGTCCGCGTCACGGTCAACGCCCGCGCCGGACTGGAATCGGTCGGCGACGCGGCGATCGGCGTCAACCACGCGATCTGGGACGCCCAGCTCGGCACACCCGAGGTCGCCGATCTCCTGCGCGACGCGGGCGTCCAGGCGATGCGCTACCCCGGCGGCTCGTACTCCGACATCTACCACTGGCGCGACCACACCGCCCCCGGCGGCTACGTCGCCCCGAACACCGACTTCGACCACTTCATGGCCGGTGTCCAGCGGGCCGGTGGGCAGGCGATCGTGGCCGCCAACTACGGCACCGGCACGCCGCAGGAAGCAGCCGACTGGGTCAGGTACGCCAACATCGAAAAGGGCTACGGCGTCAAGTACTGGGAAATCGGCAACGAGCTCTACGGCAACGGCCACTACGGCTCCGGCTGGGAAGCCGACGACCACCCCGACAAGAGCCCGGCCGGCTACGCGACCCTCGTCGCCGAGTACGCACGAGCGATGAAGGCGGTCGACCCGACGATCCAGGTCGGCGCGGTGCTGACCACGCCGGGTGACTGGCCGGACGGCCTCGTCACCAGCGGCGACGCGGGGACGTGGAACCAGGTCGTGCTCTCGATCGCCGGTCCGGTGGTCGACTTCGCCATCCTGCACTGGTACCCGAGCGGGACCGGGGCGGAGGTGCTGACCAAGACCGACCGCGTCCCGGACATGATCCGGTTGGCACGTCAGCAGATCGCCCGTTACGCGGGCAAGGAGCTCGGCATCGCGCTGACCGAGATCAACACCTCGTACGGCCGCAACACCCAGCCCGGCGCCCTGTTCGCCGCCGACGCGTACGCCACCCTCCTCCAGAACGGCGTGTTCACCGTCGACTGGTGGAACGTCCACAACGGACCGGACACCGCCTCCACGATCGGCGGCCACCCGGACTTCCACGACTACGGCCTGCTCTCCAGCGCCGGCTGTCTGTCCGACGGCACGGTCTGCCAACCACCACTGAACACGCCGTTCGCCACCTACCACGGGCTGGCGATGACGTCGAAGTTCGTCCGCACCGGTGACCAGTTCGTCGTGGCCGGCGCGAATGACCCGCTGGTCAAGGTGCACGCGGCCCGTCGCGCGGACGGCGGCCTGGCCGTGCTGCTGATCAACGAAGACCCGGACGTGGCCAAGCCGGTCGCGGTCGACTACGCCGGTTACGCCCCCGCCGCCGACGCACAGGTGCTGACCTACACCAACGGCGACACTGCCATCTCGACCACCACGGGCAGCGCCGCATCGCTCACCCTCCCGCCGTACTCGCTCACCACGCTGGTCCTGCGCCCGGCCACCCAGTCCACCGGCCCCTCCGCACCCGCCCGCCCCACCGCCACCACGGTTACGGACCGCGCGGCGACGCTCACCTGGCCCGCGCCCGCCCAGGGCGCCAAGTACGAGGTCCACCGCCAGAACGGCACCGTCAGCGAGCAGTGGGGCGAGACCACCGGCACCACGTTCACCGTGCGCAACCTCACGCCGAGCACCCGCTACACGGTCAACCTCATCGCCCGTGACGGCACGGGCCGGGTCTCGTGGTCCTCCCCGCCGCTCACGTTCAGCACCACCACACCGGCCGCGTCCACCTGCGCCGTCAAGCTGACCAACGCCAACGACTGGGGCAACGGCTACGTCGGCAGCGTCGACATCACCAACACCGGCAATGCCACCGTCGACAACTGGACGCTCGCCTTCGACTGGCCCACCGGCTGGCAGCAGATGAACAGCGGCTGGAACGCCACGTGGGCGCAGACCGGGGCAACGGTCCGGGTCGCCGGCGCCGACCACAACCGGTCGCTGGCACCGGGAGCCACCGTGAACGTCGGCTTCGTCGGCGCCTACCAAGGCCCGAACGTGCCGCCGGCGGTCTTCAAGCTCAACGGGGTCCACTGCACGACCCGATGA
- a CDS encoding RNA degradosome polyphosphate kinase → MLVVSTENTPEQPAPKRRTRTPRATPAASTPRPRPRSAVRRNGTRNGTTAASQPTEAPARSFPSSPPAATATEAQADLPDDRYFNRELSWLDFNARVLALAEDASQPLLERAKFLAIFASNLDEFYMVRVAGLKRRDETGLSVRSADGLTPREQLSNISKRTQELVEQHARAFLDHIQPALEKHAISIVNWAQLTDFEKLRLSNYFTDQVFPVLTPLAVDAAHPFPYISGLSLNLAVTVRDPEGGAERFARIKVPDNVPRLVRVENDRSSPTTTFLPLEDLITAHMGELFAGMQVIECHAFRVTRNADLEVEEDQDEDLLKSLERELARRRFGPPVRLEIADDMTEHMLERLLRELEVDPNDVVQVPGLLDLSCLWQLHSVDRKQLKDAPFVPATHSAFGERETPKSIFATLREGDVLVHHPYDSFSTSVQRFIEQAAADPRVLAIKQTLYRTSGDSPIVDALIDAAEAGKQVVALVEIKARFDEQANIKWARQLEKAGVHVVYGLMGLKTHCKTSLVVRQEGSRIQRYCHIGTGNYNPKTARLYEDIGILTAEPTIGADLTDLFNVLTGYARQDHYRSLLVAPYGVRRGIVERIEREIEHARAGEPAGVRIKVNSLVDEQVIDSLYRASQAGVRVDVVVRGVCALKPGIKGLSENIHVRSVLGRFLEHSRVFHFVGCGEHWIGSADMMHRNLDRRVEVQVRVTDPKLIKQLDAMMDSALEPTTRCWVLRSDGEWEASPADGTRVRDHQTEMLRNHRALG, encoded by the coding sequence ATGCTTGTCGTGAGCACGGAAAACACCCCCGAGCAGCCCGCGCCGAAACGACGGACGAGGACGCCACGGGCCACGCCCGCGGCGAGCACCCCCCGGCCGCGACCACGCTCGGCTGTCCGCCGCAACGGCACGCGCAACGGCACGACGGCGGCGTCCCAGCCGACCGAGGCGCCGGCCCGGTCGTTCCCGAGCTCACCACCCGCCGCCACGGCCACCGAGGCGCAGGCCGACCTGCCCGACGACCGGTACTTCAACCGGGAACTGTCGTGGTTGGACTTCAACGCCCGGGTGCTCGCGCTGGCCGAGGACGCGTCGCAGCCGCTGCTGGAGCGGGCGAAGTTCCTGGCCATCTTCGCCTCGAACCTGGACGAGTTCTACATGGTCCGGGTCGCGGGCCTGAAGCGCCGTGACGAGACGGGCCTTTCGGTGCGCAGCGCGGACGGGCTCACCCCGCGCGAGCAGCTGTCCAACATCTCCAAGCGCACCCAGGAGCTGGTCGAGCAGCACGCCAGGGCGTTCCTCGACCACATCCAGCCGGCGCTGGAGAAGCACGCGATCAGCATCGTCAACTGGGCGCAGTTGACCGACTTCGAGAAGTTGCGGCTGTCCAACTACTTCACCGACCAGGTGTTCCCGGTGCTCACGCCGCTGGCAGTGGACGCCGCGCACCCGTTCCCCTACATCTCCGGCCTGTCGCTGAACCTCGCCGTGACGGTGCGCGACCCGGAGGGCGGCGCGGAGCGGTTCGCCCGCATCAAGGTGCCGGACAACGTGCCGCGCCTGGTCCGGGTGGAGAACGACCGGAGCAGCCCGACGACGACGTTCCTGCCGTTGGAGGACCTCATCACGGCGCACATGGGCGAGCTGTTCGCGGGCATGCAGGTGATCGAGTGCCACGCGTTCCGGGTGACCCGCAACGCCGACCTTGAAGTCGAAGAGGACCAGGACGAGGACCTGCTCAAGTCGTTGGAACGGGAGCTGGCACGCCGCCGGTTCGGGCCGCCGGTGCGGCTGGAGATCGCCGACGACATGACCGAGCACATGCTGGAACGGCTGCTGCGGGAGCTGGAAGTCGACCCGAACGACGTCGTCCAGGTGCCCGGACTGCTCGACCTGTCGTGCCTGTGGCAGCTCCACAGCGTGGACCGCAAGCAGCTGAAGGACGCGCCGTTCGTGCCCGCTACGCACTCGGCGTTCGGCGAACGGGAGACGCCGAAGAGCATCTTCGCCACGCTGCGCGAGGGTGACGTGCTGGTGCACCACCCGTACGACTCGTTCTCCACGTCCGTGCAGCGGTTCATCGAGCAGGCGGCGGCGGACCCGCGGGTGTTGGCCATCAAGCAGACGCTGTACCGCACATCGGGTGACTCCCCGATCGTGGACGCGTTGATCGACGCGGCCGAGGCGGGCAAGCAGGTCGTGGCGCTGGTGGAGATCAAGGCGCGGTTCGACGAGCAGGCGAACATCAAGTGGGCGCGGCAGCTGGAAAAGGCGGGCGTGCACGTCGTCTACGGCCTGATGGGGTTGAAGACGCACTGCAAGACGTCGCTGGTGGTGCGGCAGGAAGGTTCGCGGATCCAGCGTTACTGCCACATCGGCACCGGCAACTACAACCCGAAGACGGCGCGGCTGTACGAGGACATCGGCATCCTCACCGCCGAGCCGACCATCGGCGCGGACCTCACCGACCTGTTCAACGTGCTGACCGGGTACGCCCGGCAGGACCACTACCGCAGCCTGCTGGTCGCGCCGTACGGCGTGCGGCGCGGGATCGTGGAGCGGATCGAGCGGGAGATCGAGCACGCGCGGGCCGGTGAGCCCGCCGGTGTGCGCATCAAGGTGAACTCGCTGGTGGACGAGCAGGTCATCGACTCGCTGTACCGGGCGTCGCAGGCGGGTGTCCGGGTGGACGTGGTGGTGCGCGGGGTGTGCGCTTTGAAGCCGGGCATCAAGGGCCTGTCGGAGAACATCCACGTCCGGTCGGTCCTGGGGCGGTTCCTGGAGCACTCGCGGGTGTTCCACTTCGTCGGGTGCGGCGAGCACTGGATCGGCAGCGCGGACATGATGCACCGCAACCTCGACCGGCGGGTGGAGGTGCAGGTGCGGGTGACGGACCCGAAGCTCATCAAGCAGTTGGACGCGATGATGGATTCGGCGCTGGAGCCCACGACGCGGTGCTGGGTGCTGCGTTCGGACGGCGAGTGGGAGGCGTCCCCGGCGGACGGCACCAGAGTGCGCGACCACCAGACCGAGATGCTGCGCAACCACCGCGCGTTGGGGTGA
- a CDS encoding NUDIX hydrolase — protein sequence MRAAGAVLWRDGSVAVVHRPRYDDWSLPKGKVDAGETVPAAAVREVLEETGFHAVLGRYLCQVSYRAFGRPKVVEYFSAQAASGAFVPSEEVDELRWVPFAEAGSVVTRDEDRAVLEAFLAEPADLATVLLVRHAKAGKRDSWEGDDDLRPLSSAGWRQADGLRSMLPLWGPARVHSAPRVRCVETVQGVAEGLGAGVLLEPRLSEEGYWPDREAGLVRLLEIADGAGTPVVCSQGGVIPDVVSTLADLGGLSLSGTPCKKGSTWLLAFRRPEPGWSTSDSHTSWPSLVSAHYFPTALPTPTP from the coding sequence ATCCGGGCTGCCGGCGCCGTGTTGTGGCGCGATGGTTCCGTGGCGGTCGTGCACCGGCCGCGTTACGACGACTGGTCCTTGCCCAAGGGGAAGGTGGACGCGGGCGAGACCGTGCCCGCTGCGGCGGTGCGGGAGGTGCTGGAGGAGACCGGCTTCCACGCCGTGCTGGGGCGGTACCTGTGCCAGGTGTCGTACCGGGCTTTCGGCAGGCCGAAGGTGGTGGAGTACTTCAGTGCCCAGGCCGCGTCGGGGGCTTTTGTGCCGTCCGAGGAGGTCGACGAGCTGCGGTGGGTGCCGTTCGCCGAGGCGGGTTCCGTGGTGACGCGGGACGAGGACCGGGCGGTGCTGGAGGCTTTCCTGGCGGAGCCCGCGGATCTGGCGACGGTGTTGCTGGTGCGGCACGCGAAGGCGGGGAAGCGGGACAGCTGGGAGGGTGACGACGACCTGCGGCCGTTGAGTTCGGCGGGGTGGCGGCAGGCGGACGGGTTGCGTTCGATGCTGCCGTTGTGGGGGCCGGCGCGGGTGCACTCGGCGCCTCGGGTTCGGTGTGTGGAGACCGTTCAGGGGGTGGCGGAGGGTTTGGGCGCGGGGGTGCTGTTGGAGCCTCGGCTGTCCGAGGAGGGGTACTGGCCGGACCGTGAGGCCGGGTTGGTGCGGCTGCTGGAGATCGCGGACGGGGCGGGGACGCCGGTCGTGTGCAGCCAGGGGGGCGTGATCCCGGATGTGGTGTCCACCCTTGCCGACCTGGGCGGTCTGTCGTTGAGCGGTACGCCGTGCAAGAAGGGCAGCACGTGGCTGCTGGCGTTCCGCCGGCCGGAGCCGGGGTGGTCCACTTCGGACTCGCACACCTCCTGGCCAAGCCTGGTGTCGGCCCACTATTTCCCCACGGCCCTGCCCACGCCCACCCCCTGA
- a CDS encoding HU family DNA-binding protein, protein MNKAQLIEALAERLGDKKNAAAAVDGIVDVIVRSVHKGEKVNITGFGVFEKRARAARTARNPRTGETVKVKKTNVPAFRAGSTFKDVISGTKKLPRVTAAKPAAGTAAKPAAATKAPATRSTTARATTARATRSTGTATRAAAAATKAPATRRTAAAAKPAATKAAPAKSTATKATAAKTTAAKATTAAKPAAAKKATTAKAAAPAKATTAAAAKPAAKKAPAKKK, encoded by the coding sequence GTGAACAAGGCCCAGCTCATCGAGGCGCTCGCCGAGCGCCTTGGCGACAAGAAGAACGCGGCTGCCGCTGTAGACGGCATCGTTGACGTCATCGTTCGCAGCGTCCACAAGGGCGAGAAGGTCAACATCACCGGTTTCGGTGTCTTCGAGAAGCGGGCCCGTGCGGCTCGCACCGCTCGCAACCCGCGCACCGGTGAGACCGTGAAGGTCAAGAAGACCAACGTTCCCGCGTTCCGCGCGGGTTCGACGTTCAAGGACGTCATCAGCGGCACGAAGAAGCTGCCGCGCGTCACGGCCGCGAAGCCCGCGGCCGGGACGGCAGCCAAGCCGGCCGCCGCGACGAAGGCACCGGCTACCCGCAGCACCACCGCGCGTGCCACCACTGCGCGCGCGACGCGCAGCACTGGCACTGCCACGCGCGCCGCTGCGGCAGCCACGAAGGCGCCGGCGACCCGCCGGACCGCCGCGGCTGCGAAGCCCGCCGCCACCAAGGCCGCGCCTGCGAAGAGCACCGCGACCAAGGCCACCGCAGCGAAGACCACTGCGGCGAAGGCGACGACGGCGGCCAAGCCGGCGGCAGCCAAGAAGGCCACCACGGCCAAGGCCGCGGCTCCGGCGAAGGCCACCACGGCCGCAGCCGCCAAGCCCGCGGCGAAGAAGGCCCCGGCCAAGAAGAAGTGA